Proteins found in one Thunnus maccoyii chromosome 5, fThuMac1.1, whole genome shotgun sequence genomic segment:
- the LOC121896627 gene encoding Golgi apparatus membrane protein TVP23 homolog A-like isoform X3 produces MTMADDTEDVELDFADDEQERARRSAVIRHPLATFFHLFFRVVAIVSYLLCDWISKNFASCFVLIITLLSFDFWSVKNVTGRLLVGLRWWNQIDEDGKSLWVFEAKKALVVASISLQAANLYGYLRCKAGGQEGQPPDTRSFMGQHFLQRPDIIFGIL; encoded by the exons ATG ACGATGGCGGATGACACGGAGGATGTTGAGCTGGACTTTGCTGATGATGAGCAGGAGAGGGCGCGGAGAAGCGCTGTCATAAG ACATCCCCTTGCCACCTTTTTCCACCTGTTCTTTCGGGTGGTTGCCATTGTCTCCTATTTGCTCTGCGACTGGATCAGCAAGAACTTTGCGTCCTGTTTTGTCCTCATCATCACTCTGCTCTCTTTCGACTTTTGGTCTGTCAAG AATGTAACTGGCAGGCTGTTGGTTGGGCTGCGCTGGTGGAATCAGATCGACGAGGATGGAAAGAGCCTCTGGGTGTTTGAGGCCAAAAAA GCACTTGTGGTAGCCAGTATTTCCCTTCAAGCAGCTAACCTCTACGGCTATCTACGCTGCAAGGCAGGGGGACAGGAGGGCCAACCTCCAGATACCCGCTCTTTCATGGGACAGCACTTCCTTCAGCGT CCAGACATCATCTTTGGAATACTATAA
- the LOC121896627 gene encoding Golgi apparatus membrane protein TVP23 homolog A-like isoform X1 has protein sequence MTMADDTEDVELDFADDEQERARRSAVIRHPLATFFHLFFRVVAIVSYLLCDWISKNFASCFVLIITLLSFDFWSVKNVTGRLLVGLRWWNQIDEDGKSLWVFEAKKTSRGNNIGTEAEARIFWLGLIICPLIWTFFFFTSLFSLKFKWLALVVASISLQAANLYGYLRCKAGGQEGQPPDTRSFMGQHFLQRPDIIFGIL, from the exons ATG ACGATGGCGGATGACACGGAGGATGTTGAGCTGGACTTTGCTGATGATGAGCAGGAGAGGGCGCGGAGAAGCGCTGTCATAAG ACATCCCCTTGCCACCTTTTTCCACCTGTTCTTTCGGGTGGTTGCCATTGTCTCCTATTTGCTCTGCGACTGGATCAGCAAGAACTTTGCGTCCTGTTTTGTCCTCATCATCACTCTGCTCTCTTTCGACTTTTGGTCTGTCAAG AATGTAACTGGCAGGCTGTTGGTTGGGCTGCGCTGGTGGAATCAGATCGACGAGGATGGAAAGAGCCTCTGGGTGTTTGAGGCCAAAAAA actTCCAGAGGCAATAACATTGGGACAGAGGCTGAGGCGAGGATATTTTGGCTGGGTTTAATCATCTGTCCTCTCATTTGgacattcttcttcttcacctcccTTTTCTCGCTGAAGTTTAAATGGCTG GCACTTGTGGTAGCCAGTATTTCCCTTCAAGCAGCTAACCTCTACGGCTATCTACGCTGCAAGGCAGGGGGACAGGAGGGCCAACCTCCAGATACCCGCTCTTTCATGGGACAGCACTTCCTTCAGCGT CCAGACATCATCTTTGGAATACTATAA
- the polg gene encoding DNA polymerase subunit gamma-1 isoform X1 produces the protein MSIMELHFAEENNTDRYIQAVVRSPYEVMLHVFRCHLQRPLIATQWRCLRSLYSTKPHSNQGEDSTETRLNPLNIQMLSRNLHEQIFRGLEPEYREEDVERSVRHLQKHELWGKETSLMPDVELKLSKMYGKNIDEHFRVLAKTQSLPYLEAAFMLQQATLPPMPQEWTWEAGWTRYGPNGESQKVDFPDETALVFDVEVCTTEGKCPTLAVAMSPTNWYSWCSKRLIEERYSWSNQLNLTDLIPLETPVNSARPPKGQWKKRLIVGHNVSFDRSYIKEQYLIKGSKVRFMDTMSLHMAISGLTGFQRTLWMANKLGKRRGLQEVKEHIKRAGHKKNGPTIGSWDWVNISSINNLADVHALYVGGPPLEKEAREIFIKGSMVDVRNNFQELMQYCALDVLATHQVFTEQLPLFMERCPHPVTFAGMLEMGVSYLPVNQNWGRYLEDSQDIYEELQRELKKSLMTLADDACQLLHDDKYKDDPWLWDLEWDVQEFKQKKLATSKKKLSKQAAETQAATPLPEWEEDPGPPNEEEMAGPHPSRLAVEKLKETVNRLPKRRQHLPGHPGWYRKLCEKMSEEDSWSPGASLISLQMRVTPKLMGLTWDGFPLHYTEKHGWGYLVPGRRDNLTSEEENEGPVCPHSTIESIYKEYCEQNSKEQPKYQDCNPSDDLMWTDSTVWAKVEELSSLERPIEENGVIMKNGSQDPHYVPEKSHCHYHHGNGPYNDVDIPGCWFFKLPHKDGNQNNVGSPFSKDFLSKMEDGTLRAGRGGTNATRALEINKMMSFWRNAHKRISSQMVLWLRKGELPHFVSRHKDFDQEGQYGAILPQVITAGTVTRRAVEPTWLTASNARRDRVGSELKAMVQVPPGYHLVGADVDSQELWIAAVLGEAHFAGMHGCTAFGWMTLQGKKSQGTDLHSRTADAVGISREHAKVFNYGRIYGAGQPFAERLLMQFNHRLGQTEAASKARQMYALTKGIRRYHLSEDGEWLVNELDIDVEREEDGSVSLQELRRISRLASQSFRRRRWDMVGKRLWSGGTESDMFNKLESIAHSDQPATPVLGCRISRALEPTAVKDEFITSRVNWVVQSSAVDYLHLMLVAMKWLFEEYDIDGRFCISIHDEVRYLIRSEDRYRAALALQITNLLTRSMFAHALGISDLPQSVAFFSAVDIDQCLRKEVTMDCVTPSNPTGLERRYNLSPGEALDIYQIIDVTKGSLSKAK, from the exons ATGTCGATAATGGAACTACATTTCGCTGAGGAAAATAATACGGATAGATACATCCAAG CTGTAGTGAGAAGTCCTTATGAGGTGATGCTGCATGTGTTCCGCTGTCATCTGCAGAGACCTCTCATTGCTACACAATGGAGATGTCTACGCTCCCTCTACTCCACCAAGCCTCACTCCAATCAGGGCGAGGACTCCACAGAGACCCGCCTGAACCCCCTGAACATCCAGATGCTGTCGAGAAATCTCCATGAGCAGATCTTTCGAGGGCTGGAGCCAGAGTATAGAGAGGAAGATGTGGAGCGCAGCGTTAGGCACTTGCAGAAGCATGAGTTATGGGGCAAGGAAACTTCACTGATGCCCGATGTGGAGCTGAAGCTTTCCAAAATGTACGGCAAAAATATAGATGAGCACTTCCGGGTTTTGGCAAAGACACAGAGCCTTCCATACCTTGAGGCTGCCTTCATGCTGCAGCAAGCAACGTTGCCACCCATGCCTCAGGAGTGGACATGGGAGGCTGGCTGGACACGTTATGGGCCAAATGGGGAGAGTCAGAAGGTTGATTTCCCAGATGAGACAGCACTGGTATTTGATGTGGAGGTGTGCACAACAGAGGGAAAGTGTCCTACACTGGCTGTCGCTATGTCTCCCACTAACTG GTACTCCTGGTGCAGTAAGCGTCTGATTGAAGAGCGGTACTCATGGTCAAACCAGCTGAACCTCACTGACCTCATCCCACTGGAGACACCAGTAAACTCTGCCcgccctccaaagggtcagtgGAAGAAGAGGCTCATAGTGGGTCATAATGTCAGTTTTGACCGATCATACATCAAGGAGCAATACTTGATAAAG ggcTCTAAAGTACGCTTCATGGACACCATGAGCCTTCACATGGCCATCTCTGGGCTGACTGGGTTCCAGCGCACACTGTGGATGGCCAACAAGCTGGGCAAGAGGAGAGGCCTGCAGGAGGTCAAGGAACACATTAAGAGGGCTGGACACAAAAAGAATGGCCCAACG ATTGGCTCTTGGGACTGGGTGAATATTAGCAGCATCAACAACCTGGCTGATGTCCATGCTCTGTATGTGGGAGGGCCGCCACTGGAGAAAGAGGCCAGAGAGATCTTTATAAAGGGCAGCATGGTGGATGTCAGGAACAACTTCCAG GAGTTAATGCAATACTGCGCCCTGGATGTCCTGGCCACACATCAAGTGTTCACAGAACAACTACCACTCTTCATGGAGAG ATGCCCTCATCCAGTGACGTTTGCTGGAATGCTGGAGATGGGTGTGAGCTACCTTCCTGTCAATCAAAACTGGGGGCGTTACCTAGAGGATTCTCAGGACATTTACGAAGAGCTCCAGAGAGAACTAAAGAAGTCTCTGATGACTCTAGCGGACGATGCCTGCCAGCTCCTGCATGACGACAA ATATAAAGACGACCCCTGGCTTTGGGATCTTGAGTGGGATGTGCAGGAGTTCAAGCAGAAGAAACTGGCAACCAGCAAGAAGAAACTCTCCAAACAAGCAGCTGAAACACAAGCTGCTACTCCTCTTCCAGAGTGGGAAGAAG ACCCAGGTCCACCAAATGAAGAGGAGATGGCAGGCCCTCACCCCAGCAGGCTGGCTGTGGAGAAGTTGAAAGAAACAGTGAATCGACTCCCCAAGAGAAGGCAACATCTGCCTGGGCACCCAGG GTGGTATCGTAAGCTGTGTGAGAAGATGTCTGAAGAGGACAGCTGGTCACCTGGAGCCAGCCTCATCAGTCTACAGATGAGAGTGACTCCTAAGCTGATGGGTCTGACGTGGGATGGATTCCCCCTGCATTACACAGAGAAACATGGGTGGGGCTACCTGGTTCCTGGGCGCAGGGATAACCTGACTTCTGAGGAGGAAAACGAAGGACCAGTGTGTCCACATAG TACTATTGAGAGTATCTACAAAGAGTATTGTGAGCAGAACAGCAAAGAGCAGCCTAAATACCAGGACTGCAACCCCTCAGATGACCTCATGTGgacagacagcacagtgtgggCAAAG GTGGAGGAGTTAAGTTCCCTGGAGAGACCGATAGAGGAAAATGGAGTCATAATGAAAAATGGG TCCCAAGATCCACATTATGTCCCAGAGAAGAGTCACTGCCACTATCACCATGGAAACGGCCCCTACAACGATGTAGACATACCAGGGTGCTGGTTTTTCAAATTACCGCATAAG gacGGTAATCAGAACAATGTTGGCAGTCCATTTTCAAAAGACTTCCTGTCTAAGATGGAGGATGGTACTCTTCGGGCAGGGAGGGGCGGAACCAATGCTACACGTGCTCTGGAGATCAACAAAATGATGTCCTTCTGGAGGAATGCACATAAACGTATAAG CTCTCAGATGGTTCTCTGGCTGCGAAAGGGAGAGCTTCCTCACTTCGTCAGCAG ACACAAAGATTTTGATCAAGAGGGTCAGTATGGTGCCATATTACCTCAAGTCATCACTGCAGGAACGGTAACACGAAGGGCTGTGGAGCCAACGTGGCTGACTGCCAGTAATGCACGA AGGGACCGAGTAGGCAGTGAGCTGAAGGCGATGGTGCAGGTACCACCTGGGTACCACCTGGTGGGAGCAGATGTAGACTCTCAAGAGTTGTGGATTGCTGCTGTGCTTGGAGAGGCTCACTTTGCTGGCATGCACG GTTGTACAGCGTTTGGCTGGATGACTCTTCAGGGAAAGAAGAGTCAGGGCACTGACCTGCACAGCCGCACTGCTGATGCTGTGGGCATCAGCCGGGAACATGCCAAGGTGTTTAACTATGGGCGCATCTATGGTGCAGGGCAGCCCTTTGCTGAGAGACTGCTGATGCAGTTCAACCATCGCCTCGGTCAGACAGAAGCTGCCAGTAAGGCCAGGCAGATGTACGCTTTAACAAAGGGTATTCGCAG aTATCATCTGTCAGAGGATGGTGAGTGGCTGGTCAATGAACTGGATATAGACgtggagagggaggaagatggaAGTGTGTCCCTGCAGGAGTTGCGCAGGATCAGTAGACTGGCCTCACAGAG CTTTCGGCGGAGGAGGTGGGATATGGTTGGCAAACGTCTTTGGTCTGGAGGTACAGAGTCGGACATGTTCAATAAACTGGAAAGTATTGCCCATTCAGACCAGCCAGCCACTCCTGTCCTAGGCTGCAGGATTAGCAGAGCTCTGGAGCCCACGGCAGTAAAGGACGAG TTTATCACCAGCAGAGTGAACTGGGTGGTCCAGAGCTCAGCAGTGGACTATCTACATCTGATGCTGGTGGCAATGAAGTGGCTCTTTGAAGAGTATGACATTGATGGTCGTTTCTGCATCAGCATCCATGATGAGGTGCGGTATCTCATCCGTAGCGAGGACCGTTACCGAGCAGCACTGGCACTTCAGATCACCAACCTACTGACAAG GAGTATGTTCGCCCATGCGTTAGGAATATCGGACCTTCCACAGTCAGTAGCTTTCTTCAGTGCCGTTGACATTGACCAGTGTCTGAGGAAGGAGGTCACCATGGACTGCGTGACCCCTTCTAACCCCACAGGTCTGGAGCGAAGATACAACCTGTCACCTG GTGAGGCCTTGGACATCTACCAAATCATTGACGTCACTAAAGGCTCTCTGAGCAAAGCAAAATAG
- the polg gene encoding DNA polymerase subunit gamma-1 isoform X2 translates to MLHVFRCHLQRPLIATQWRCLRSLYSTKPHSNQGEDSTETRLNPLNIQMLSRNLHEQIFRGLEPEYREEDVERSVRHLQKHELWGKETSLMPDVELKLSKMYGKNIDEHFRVLAKTQSLPYLEAAFMLQQATLPPMPQEWTWEAGWTRYGPNGESQKVDFPDETALVFDVEVCTTEGKCPTLAVAMSPTNWYSWCSKRLIEERYSWSNQLNLTDLIPLETPVNSARPPKGQWKKRLIVGHNVSFDRSYIKEQYLIKGSKVRFMDTMSLHMAISGLTGFQRTLWMANKLGKRRGLQEVKEHIKRAGHKKNGPTIGSWDWVNISSINNLADVHALYVGGPPLEKEAREIFIKGSMVDVRNNFQELMQYCALDVLATHQVFTEQLPLFMERCPHPVTFAGMLEMGVSYLPVNQNWGRYLEDSQDIYEELQRELKKSLMTLADDACQLLHDDKYKDDPWLWDLEWDVQEFKQKKLATSKKKLSKQAAETQAATPLPEWEEDPGPPNEEEMAGPHPSRLAVEKLKETVNRLPKRRQHLPGHPGWYRKLCEKMSEEDSWSPGASLISLQMRVTPKLMGLTWDGFPLHYTEKHGWGYLVPGRRDNLTSEEENEGPVCPHSTIESIYKEYCEQNSKEQPKYQDCNPSDDLMWTDSTVWAKVEELSSLERPIEENGVIMKNGSQDPHYVPEKSHCHYHHGNGPYNDVDIPGCWFFKLPHKDGNQNNVGSPFSKDFLSKMEDGTLRAGRGGTNATRALEINKMMSFWRNAHKRISSQMVLWLRKGELPHFVSRHKDFDQEGQYGAILPQVITAGTVTRRAVEPTWLTASNARRDRVGSELKAMVQVPPGYHLVGADVDSQELWIAAVLGEAHFAGMHGCTAFGWMTLQGKKSQGTDLHSRTADAVGISREHAKVFNYGRIYGAGQPFAERLLMQFNHRLGQTEAASKARQMYALTKGIRRYHLSEDGEWLVNELDIDVEREEDGSVSLQELRRISRLASQSFRRRRWDMVGKRLWSGGTESDMFNKLESIAHSDQPATPVLGCRISRALEPTAVKDEFITSRVNWVVQSSAVDYLHLMLVAMKWLFEEYDIDGRFCISIHDEVRYLIRSEDRYRAALALQITNLLTRSMFAHALGISDLPQSVAFFSAVDIDQCLRKEVTMDCVTPSNPTGLERRYNLSPGEALDIYQIIDVTKGSLSKAK, encoded by the exons ATGCTGCATGTGTTCCGCTGTCATCTGCAGAGACCTCTCATTGCTACACAATGGAGATGTCTACGCTCCCTCTACTCCACCAAGCCTCACTCCAATCAGGGCGAGGACTCCACAGAGACCCGCCTGAACCCCCTGAACATCCAGATGCTGTCGAGAAATCTCCATGAGCAGATCTTTCGAGGGCTGGAGCCAGAGTATAGAGAGGAAGATGTGGAGCGCAGCGTTAGGCACTTGCAGAAGCATGAGTTATGGGGCAAGGAAACTTCACTGATGCCCGATGTGGAGCTGAAGCTTTCCAAAATGTACGGCAAAAATATAGATGAGCACTTCCGGGTTTTGGCAAAGACACAGAGCCTTCCATACCTTGAGGCTGCCTTCATGCTGCAGCAAGCAACGTTGCCACCCATGCCTCAGGAGTGGACATGGGAGGCTGGCTGGACACGTTATGGGCCAAATGGGGAGAGTCAGAAGGTTGATTTCCCAGATGAGACAGCACTGGTATTTGATGTGGAGGTGTGCACAACAGAGGGAAAGTGTCCTACACTGGCTGTCGCTATGTCTCCCACTAACTG GTACTCCTGGTGCAGTAAGCGTCTGATTGAAGAGCGGTACTCATGGTCAAACCAGCTGAACCTCACTGACCTCATCCCACTGGAGACACCAGTAAACTCTGCCcgccctccaaagggtcagtgGAAGAAGAGGCTCATAGTGGGTCATAATGTCAGTTTTGACCGATCATACATCAAGGAGCAATACTTGATAAAG ggcTCTAAAGTACGCTTCATGGACACCATGAGCCTTCACATGGCCATCTCTGGGCTGACTGGGTTCCAGCGCACACTGTGGATGGCCAACAAGCTGGGCAAGAGGAGAGGCCTGCAGGAGGTCAAGGAACACATTAAGAGGGCTGGACACAAAAAGAATGGCCCAACG ATTGGCTCTTGGGACTGGGTGAATATTAGCAGCATCAACAACCTGGCTGATGTCCATGCTCTGTATGTGGGAGGGCCGCCACTGGAGAAAGAGGCCAGAGAGATCTTTATAAAGGGCAGCATGGTGGATGTCAGGAACAACTTCCAG GAGTTAATGCAATACTGCGCCCTGGATGTCCTGGCCACACATCAAGTGTTCACAGAACAACTACCACTCTTCATGGAGAG ATGCCCTCATCCAGTGACGTTTGCTGGAATGCTGGAGATGGGTGTGAGCTACCTTCCTGTCAATCAAAACTGGGGGCGTTACCTAGAGGATTCTCAGGACATTTACGAAGAGCTCCAGAGAGAACTAAAGAAGTCTCTGATGACTCTAGCGGACGATGCCTGCCAGCTCCTGCATGACGACAA ATATAAAGACGACCCCTGGCTTTGGGATCTTGAGTGGGATGTGCAGGAGTTCAAGCAGAAGAAACTGGCAACCAGCAAGAAGAAACTCTCCAAACAAGCAGCTGAAACACAAGCTGCTACTCCTCTTCCAGAGTGGGAAGAAG ACCCAGGTCCACCAAATGAAGAGGAGATGGCAGGCCCTCACCCCAGCAGGCTGGCTGTGGAGAAGTTGAAAGAAACAGTGAATCGACTCCCCAAGAGAAGGCAACATCTGCCTGGGCACCCAGG GTGGTATCGTAAGCTGTGTGAGAAGATGTCTGAAGAGGACAGCTGGTCACCTGGAGCCAGCCTCATCAGTCTACAGATGAGAGTGACTCCTAAGCTGATGGGTCTGACGTGGGATGGATTCCCCCTGCATTACACAGAGAAACATGGGTGGGGCTACCTGGTTCCTGGGCGCAGGGATAACCTGACTTCTGAGGAGGAAAACGAAGGACCAGTGTGTCCACATAG TACTATTGAGAGTATCTACAAAGAGTATTGTGAGCAGAACAGCAAAGAGCAGCCTAAATACCAGGACTGCAACCCCTCAGATGACCTCATGTGgacagacagcacagtgtgggCAAAG GTGGAGGAGTTAAGTTCCCTGGAGAGACCGATAGAGGAAAATGGAGTCATAATGAAAAATGGG TCCCAAGATCCACATTATGTCCCAGAGAAGAGTCACTGCCACTATCACCATGGAAACGGCCCCTACAACGATGTAGACATACCAGGGTGCTGGTTTTTCAAATTACCGCATAAG gacGGTAATCAGAACAATGTTGGCAGTCCATTTTCAAAAGACTTCCTGTCTAAGATGGAGGATGGTACTCTTCGGGCAGGGAGGGGCGGAACCAATGCTACACGTGCTCTGGAGATCAACAAAATGATGTCCTTCTGGAGGAATGCACATAAACGTATAAG CTCTCAGATGGTTCTCTGGCTGCGAAAGGGAGAGCTTCCTCACTTCGTCAGCAG ACACAAAGATTTTGATCAAGAGGGTCAGTATGGTGCCATATTACCTCAAGTCATCACTGCAGGAACGGTAACACGAAGGGCTGTGGAGCCAACGTGGCTGACTGCCAGTAATGCACGA AGGGACCGAGTAGGCAGTGAGCTGAAGGCGATGGTGCAGGTACCACCTGGGTACCACCTGGTGGGAGCAGATGTAGACTCTCAAGAGTTGTGGATTGCTGCTGTGCTTGGAGAGGCTCACTTTGCTGGCATGCACG GTTGTACAGCGTTTGGCTGGATGACTCTTCAGGGAAAGAAGAGTCAGGGCACTGACCTGCACAGCCGCACTGCTGATGCTGTGGGCATCAGCCGGGAACATGCCAAGGTGTTTAACTATGGGCGCATCTATGGTGCAGGGCAGCCCTTTGCTGAGAGACTGCTGATGCAGTTCAACCATCGCCTCGGTCAGACAGAAGCTGCCAGTAAGGCCAGGCAGATGTACGCTTTAACAAAGGGTATTCGCAG aTATCATCTGTCAGAGGATGGTGAGTGGCTGGTCAATGAACTGGATATAGACgtggagagggaggaagatggaAGTGTGTCCCTGCAGGAGTTGCGCAGGATCAGTAGACTGGCCTCACAGAG CTTTCGGCGGAGGAGGTGGGATATGGTTGGCAAACGTCTTTGGTCTGGAGGTACAGAGTCGGACATGTTCAATAAACTGGAAAGTATTGCCCATTCAGACCAGCCAGCCACTCCTGTCCTAGGCTGCAGGATTAGCAGAGCTCTGGAGCCCACGGCAGTAAAGGACGAG TTTATCACCAGCAGAGTGAACTGGGTGGTCCAGAGCTCAGCAGTGGACTATCTACATCTGATGCTGGTGGCAATGAAGTGGCTCTTTGAAGAGTATGACATTGATGGTCGTTTCTGCATCAGCATCCATGATGAGGTGCGGTATCTCATCCGTAGCGAGGACCGTTACCGAGCAGCACTGGCACTTCAGATCACCAACCTACTGACAAG GAGTATGTTCGCCCATGCGTTAGGAATATCGGACCTTCCACAGTCAGTAGCTTTCTTCAGTGCCGTTGACATTGACCAGTGTCTGAGGAAGGAGGTCACCATGGACTGCGTGACCCCTTCTAACCCCACAGGTCTGGAGCGAAGATACAACCTGTCACCTG GTGAGGCCTTGGACATCTACCAAATCATTGACGTCACTAAAGGCTCTCTGAGCAAAGCAAAATAG
- the LOC121896627 gene encoding Golgi apparatus membrane protein TVP23 homolog A-like isoform X2, translating into MADDTEDVELDFADDEQERARRSAVIRHPLATFFHLFFRVVAIVSYLLCDWISKNFASCFVLIITLLSFDFWSVKNVTGRLLVGLRWWNQIDEDGKSLWVFEAKKTSRGNNIGTEAEARIFWLGLIICPLIWTFFFFTSLFSLKFKWLALVVASISLQAANLYGYLRCKAGGQEGQPPDTRSFMGQHFLQRPDIIFGIL; encoded by the exons ATGGCGGATGACACGGAGGATGTTGAGCTGGACTTTGCTGATGATGAGCAGGAGAGGGCGCGGAGAAGCGCTGTCATAAG ACATCCCCTTGCCACCTTTTTCCACCTGTTCTTTCGGGTGGTTGCCATTGTCTCCTATTTGCTCTGCGACTGGATCAGCAAGAACTTTGCGTCCTGTTTTGTCCTCATCATCACTCTGCTCTCTTTCGACTTTTGGTCTGTCAAG AATGTAACTGGCAGGCTGTTGGTTGGGCTGCGCTGGTGGAATCAGATCGACGAGGATGGAAAGAGCCTCTGGGTGTTTGAGGCCAAAAAA actTCCAGAGGCAATAACATTGGGACAGAGGCTGAGGCGAGGATATTTTGGCTGGGTTTAATCATCTGTCCTCTCATTTGgacattcttcttcttcacctcccTTTTCTCGCTGAAGTTTAAATGGCTG GCACTTGTGGTAGCCAGTATTTCCCTTCAAGCAGCTAACCTCTACGGCTATCTACGCTGCAAGGCAGGGGGACAGGAGGGCCAACCTCCAGATACCCGCTCTTTCATGGGACAGCACTTCCTTCAGCGT CCAGACATCATCTTTGGAATACTATAA